The Paenibacillus sp. FSL R7-0204 genome includes a region encoding these proteins:
- a CDS encoding alpha-mannosidase — MLFTEEKLIKRQAEVEKYRYLKVQELTEFAFAEDEEGANGVYPKSVSFDGIIRLQEHWRGRDRYIWLRTEIVLPPGQAGFKIAGRFDFGKTGDFNNSGFESLLFVNGSPYQGVDNNHREVIFGDEWGGQTVELAFRLWSGLEGGGVPRIQEHRLNEAFIGYLDEGIDDLFYMSKAALDTFRYLGRDQPEKQWLLRALNEAFRLIDWSEPGSPEHTASLYQAGASLNQAIEAMPQTFDVTLTAVGHTHIDVAWLWRLKHTREKTARSFSTVLRLMEEFPEYQFLQTQPQLYAYLEQDYPELFGRISEKVKEGRWEAEGAMWLESDCNIPSGESLVRQIMLGKRYLREQFGVESKYLWLPDVFGYSWALPQILRKSGIDTFMTTKISWNQFNRMPHDTFWWRGMDGSEVLTHFITTSEKDGAEYTYNGRMTAGLLRGIWNSYQDKEINDHLMFAYGWGDGGGGPTREMLELRRRFDKLPGIPKIEMGSAGEYFTGLHERIGKAEAFVHTWNGELYFECHRGTYTSQARNKKYNRRLELLLRDAEWLHTLMGVRQGNLETAYPAAELTGIWEILLRNQFHDIIPGSSIAEVYEDSDAEYAEGEARSLALINGVADANSGSKPDLQAFTLMNSSNWNRPRYALLPIDAADSVEVHNADGNRLWQQRTADGEVLVYVPSVPALGTAVLKVVRSQAAEASREAQIPPLAAISGNTLSTPLVEVVWNEQGHFTSMIDRKSGRELLAPGQRGNVLQVFEDKPLDFEAWDIDIFYQEKMNEITQLTGCELTENGPLRAVLRMTWTYHRTAVTQDIIFYRDTARIDFRTEMDWHGHNQLLKVAFPVDIHALEATYDIQFGNVKRPTHWNTSWDYARFESVGHQWADVSEKGYGIALLNDCKYGYDIKDSVLRLTLLKSAVHPDPQQDQGHHAFTYALYPHTGDFVEGRVAQEAWELNNPLRSVAGELEGDPLLYIDGAHVTVDAVKRSEDGKDVVLRLHEYAGSRTQITVDSAYSIASWQECNLMEEPLEDWKEEEQLSFQVKPYEIRTFRIKLRGAQS, encoded by the coding sequence ATGTTATTCACAGAAGAAAAACTGATCAAACGCCAGGCTGAAGTGGAAAAGTATAGATATCTTAAGGTCCAGGAGCTTACAGAGTTCGCGTTCGCTGAGGATGAGGAAGGGGCTAACGGTGTATACCCGAAGTCAGTGTCCTTTGATGGCATCATCAGGCTTCAGGAGCATTGGCGCGGGCGGGACCGTTACATCTGGCTGCGCACGGAGATTGTACTGCCGCCTGGTCAGGCAGGCTTCAAAATTGCCGGCCGGTTTGATTTTGGCAAAACAGGGGACTTCAATAACTCCGGCTTCGAATCGCTGCTGTTCGTGAACGGCTCACCTTATCAGGGCGTAGATAACAACCATAGAGAGGTAATCTTCGGTGATGAATGGGGCGGACAGACGGTAGAGCTGGCCTTCCGGCTGTGGTCGGGACTTGAGGGCGGCGGAGTGCCCAGAATTCAGGAGCACCGGCTCAATGAAGCATTCATCGGCTATTTGGACGAGGGCATTGATGATCTGTTCTACATGTCGAAGGCGGCGCTCGATACCTTCCGTTATCTGGGCAGAGATCAGCCGGAGAAGCAGTGGCTGTTAAGAGCACTGAATGAGGCCTTTCGTCTGATTGACTGGTCGGAGCCGGGTTCGCCAGAGCATACGGCTTCGCTGTATCAGGCAGGTGCCAGTCTGAATCAGGCGATAGAGGCGATGCCGCAGACTTTTGATGTAACGCTTACAGCAGTGGGCCATACCCATATTGATGTTGCCTGGCTGTGGCGCTTGAAGCATACCCGTGAAAAGACAGCCCGTTCCTTCTCTACCGTACTGCGGCTGATGGAGGAGTTCCCGGAGTACCAGTTCCTGCAGACACAGCCTCAGTTGTACGCTTATCTGGAGCAGGATTATCCGGAGCTGTTCGGGCGGATCTCGGAGAAGGTGAAGGAAGGCCGCTGGGAAGCAGAAGGGGCGATGTGGCTGGAGTCGGATTGTAATATCCCGTCGGGTGAGTCGCTGGTCCGCCAGATTATGCTGGGCAAACGCTATCTCCGTGAACAATTCGGCGTAGAGAGCAAGTACCTGTGGCTGCCGGATGTCTTCGGATACAGTTGGGCGTTGCCGCAGATTCTGCGCAAATCGGGTATCGACACGTTCATGACGACCAAAATCAGCTGGAACCAGTTCAACCGGATGCCGCATGACACCTTCTGGTGGCGGGGGATGGACGGCTCAGAGGTGCTGACGCATTTCATCACGACCTCCGAGAAGGATGGAGCTGAATACACCTATAACGGACGGATGACGGCGGGGCTGCTGCGCGGGATCTGGAATTCCTATCAGGATAAGGAGATCAACGATCACCTGATGTTTGCGTATGGCTGGGGTGACGGTGGCGGCGGGCCGACGCGGGAGATGCTGGAGCTTCGCCGGCGCTTCGACAAGCTTCCCGGCATTCCGAAGATTGAGATGGGCAGTGCCGGAGAGTATTTCACCGGACTGCATGAACGGATCGGGAAGGCGGAGGCGTTCGTACACACCTGGAACGGTGAGCTGTATTTCGAATGCCACCGGGGCACGTACACCTCACAAGCCCGCAACAAGAAATATAACCGCCGCCTGGAGCTGCTGCTGCGGGATGCCGAGTGGCTGCATACGCTGATGGGTGTTAGACAGGGGAATCTTGAAACCGCTTATCCTGCGGCTGAACTGACAGGGATCTGGGAGATCCTGCTGCGCAACCAGTTCCATGATATCATCCCCGGTTCGTCGATCGCTGAGGTCTACGAGGACAGTGATGCTGAATATGCGGAAGGCGAAGCGCGCTCACTAGCTCTGATTAACGGTGTAGCTGATGCTAATAGCGGCAGTAAGCCGGACCTGCAAGCATTCACTCTGATGAACAGCTCGAACTGGAACCGTCCGCGTTATGCGTTGCTTCCTATAGATGCCGCAGATTCCGTAGAGGTTCATAACGCTGACGGGAACCGGCTGTGGCAGCAGCGGACGGCAGACGGGGAGGTGTTGGTCTATGTTCCATCTGTGCCTGCATTGGGTACGGCGGTGCTGAAGGTAGTACGCAGTCAAGCAGCCGAGGCCTCCCGGGAGGCGCAGATTCCGCCGCTTGCAGCCATATCCGGCAACACGCTGAGCACACCGCTTGTGGAAGTGGTGTGGAATGAGCAGGGGCATTTCACTTCGATGATCGACCGGAAGAGCGGCCGTGAGCTGCTGGCGCCAGGGCAGCGCGGGAATGTCCTGCAGGTGTTCGAGGATAAGCCGCTGGATTTTGAAGCGTGGGATATCGATATTTTCTACCAGGAAAAGATGAACGAAATCACTCAGCTCACCGGATGTGAGCTGACCGAGAACGGCCCGCTGCGGGCGGTGCTGCGCATGACCTGGACCTATCACCGCACAGCGGTAACTCAGGACATCATCTTCTACCGGGATACCGCGCGGATTGACTTCCGCACAGAGATGGACTGGCACGGGCATAACCAGCTGCTGAAGGTGGCCTTCCCGGTGGATATTCATGCGCTGGAGGCTACCTATGACATTCAGTTCGGCAATGTGAAGCGCCCTACGCACTGGAATACGAGCTGGGATTACGCCCGCTTCGAGAGCGTAGGCCATCAGTGGGCGGATGTCAGCGAGAAGGGCTATGGCATAGCGCTGCTCAATGACTGTAAGTACGGTTATGACATCAAGGACAGCGTGCTCCGGCTGACGCTGCTGAAGTCGGCGGTTCATCCCGATCCGCAGCAGGATCAGGGGCATCATGCTTTTACGTATGCGCTCTATCCGCATACGGGTGATTTTGTAGAGGGCAGGGTGGCCCAGGAGGCGTGGGAGCTGAATAATCCGCTACGCAGTGTGGCTGGTGAGCTTGAAGGAGACCCGCTGCTCTATATCGATGGCGCACATGTGACGGTGGATGCGGTCAAACGCTCGGAAGACGGCAAGGATGTGGTGCTGCGGCTGCATGAGTACGCGGGTTCCCGGACGCAGATTACTGTAGACAGCGCTTATTCTATAGCCTCCTGGCAGGAATGCAACCTGATGGAGGAGCCGCTGGAAGACTGGAAGGAAGAAGAGCAGCTGAGCTTCCAGGTGAAGCCGTATGAGATCAGAACGTTCAGAATCAAGCTGCGCGGGGCGCAGAGCTGA
- a CDS encoding DinB family protein gives MKTILRMMDHLYWADGRILDALEASHTKDAELLKLVRHVAVAEQVWLSRLQGKDSTQYALWEEAEDLTAIRRMFEANAKEYRSYTGKLEESALDQMISYNSQNGRSFQTSIRDILLQVLLHGQYHRGQINRALRMEGAESAPVDYITFVRL, from the coding sequence ATGAAGACAATCCTGCGCATGATGGACCACCTGTACTGGGCGGACGGACGGATTTTGGATGCACTTGAAGCGAGTCACACGAAGGACGCGGAGCTTCTGAAGCTGGTACGGCATGTGGCGGTGGCGGAGCAGGTCTGGCTGTCGCGCTTGCAGGGAAAGGACAGCACACAATACGCATTATGGGAAGAAGCGGAAGACTTGACGGCAATCCGGCGAATGTTCGAAGCTAACGCTAAGGAATACCGCAGCTATACCGGCAAGCTGGAAGAATCTGCGCTGGATCAGATGATCAGCTACAACAGCCAGAATGGACGTTCGTTCCAAACCTCCATCCGGGACATCCTGCTGCAGGTGCTGTTACATGGGCAATATCACCGGGGACAGATCAACCGGGCCCTTCGGATGGAAGGAGCAGAGTCTGCCCCTGTTGATTACATCACCTTCGTGCGACTCTAA
- a CDS encoding GNAT family N-acetyltransferase codes for MEIRALHTGEPPPTGLLLLADPAPKLVKDYIARGQCFVAEADQQVVGVYVLLPTRPETAELVNIAVNEEFQGQGIGKQLVNHAIQEAKRLGFKTLEIGTGNSSIGQLALYQKCGFRITGIDRDFFIRHYSEEIYENGMQVVDMIRLSQDL; via the coding sequence ATGGAGATCAGAGCATTACATACGGGTGAACCGCCCCCAACCGGATTGCTTTTATTGGCAGACCCTGCACCGAAGCTGGTTAAGGACTATATTGCAAGAGGACAATGCTTCGTTGCTGAGGCGGATCAACAAGTGGTCGGAGTCTATGTGTTACTGCCTACAAGACCGGAGACTGCCGAGCTGGTCAATATTGCAGTGAATGAGGAGTTCCAGGGGCAGGGAATCGGGAAGCAACTGGTGAATCACGCGATTCAGGAGGCTAAGCGGCTCGGCTTCAAAACGCTGGAGATCGGCACAGGCAACTCTAGTATCGGCCAGCTTGCGTTGTATCAGAAATGCGGCTTCCGGATCACCGGGATAGACAGGGACTTTTTCATCAGACATTATAGTGAAGAAATCTATGAGAACGGGATGCAGGTGGTGGATATGATCCGCCTGTCTCAAGATCTGTAA
- a CDS encoding glycoside hydrolase family 88/105 protein, whose protein sequence is MGAGEKQAVPVSCVSKEEVMQKLDLVTIKLLKLGRPDNEAELQNLGEDAERRGYFARDFGMEEWDWPQGVGLYGLQKLDRHFGDGRYAEYTKPWMARQLTKGLPSRNINTTAPLLSLMELEEAGELSLEWMDWLMHGLPRTLEQGYQHVTTGTQKHEVSLHENEIWIDTLFMAILFTAKMGVKYDNPQWRETSLHQLLLHIKYLYDKKTGFFFHGWHFEERHNFSEAFWCRGNGWFALGLPEYLELMRPYLADGVFSYLQQTLQAQAEALLACQSGDGLWHTLLDDSGSYTETSGSAAIAAGILNSVRRGLLPESYSEPALRAIRAILDRIDGEGTVLGVSGGTPIGAAKEDYKGIIIAPMAYGQAMALVALGEALHYC, encoded by the coding sequence ATGGGAGCAGGAGAGAAGCAAGCGGTGCCGGTTAGCTGTGTGAGCAAGGAAGAGGTTATGCAGAAGCTGGACCTGGTCACGATTAAGCTGCTGAAGCTGGGCCGGCCGGATAATGAAGCGGAATTGCAGAACCTGGGGGAGGATGCGGAGCGCCGGGGGTATTTTGCCAGGGACTTCGGGATGGAGGAGTGGGATTGGCCGCAGGGAGTGGGGCTGTATGGCCTGCAAAAGCTTGACCGGCATTTCGGGGACGGCCGTTATGCAGAATACACCAAGCCGTGGATGGCCCGGCAGCTTACTAAGGGATTACCGAGCCGGAATATTAATACGACTGCCCCACTGCTGTCGCTCATGGAGCTGGAAGAGGCGGGAGAGCTGAGTCTGGAATGGATGGATTGGCTAATGCACGGCCTGCCCCGGACGCTGGAGCAAGGCTATCAGCATGTGACTACGGGGACTCAGAAGCATGAGGTCTCGCTCCATGAGAACGAGATCTGGATTGATACGCTGTTCATGGCGATTCTGTTCACTGCCAAAATGGGTGTGAAGTACGACAATCCGCAGTGGCGCGAGACCTCGCTGCATCAGCTGCTGCTGCATATTAAATATCTGTATGACAAAAAAACCGGCTTCTTCTTCCACGGCTGGCATTTTGAAGAGCGCCATAACTTCAGTGAAGCCTTCTGGTGCCGCGGCAACGGCTGGTTCGCCCTCGGTCTGCCGGAATATCTGGAGCTAATGCGGCCCTATCTGGCAGACGGAGTCTTCAGCTATCTCCAGCAGACGCTACAGGCCCAGGCCGAAGCCTTGCTCGCATGTCAGAGCGGGGACGGACTATGGCATACCCTGCTGGATGACTCTGGCAGCTATACCGAAACCTCCGGTTCGGCTGCGATTGCCGCCGGTATTCTGAACAGTGTGCGCCGGGGGCTGCTCCCGGAGTCTTACAGCGAACCGGCTCTGCGGGCAATCCGCGCCATCCTGGACAGAATCGACGGTGAAGGCACAGTGCTTGGGGTGTCCGGCGGTACTCCTATCGGCGCGGCCAAGGAGGACTACAAAGGGATCATCATTGCCCCTATGGCCTACGGCCAGGCGATGGCGCTGGTCGCGCTGGGTGAAGCGCTGCATTACTGCTGA
- a CDS encoding glycoside hydrolase family 3 protein has product MDAAAYPFRQTELPLDERVQDLLSRLTLAEKVSLMPQYQAAIERLGVGGYKHGTEGAHGISWLGKATSYPQPSGLACTWNPALLQRIGSAIGDEARAFYRKNPTINGLTLWAPTVDMERDPRWGRTEEAYGEDPELTGRLSTALVQGIQGDHPVYLKAVATLKHFLGNNNEIDRGVASSSIDPRNMREYYLEAFKPAFKEGGAQSMMTAYNSVNGVPVILHPAVMEIVKGEWEMDGFIVSDAGDLFGIVKDHKYYESFAQSMAESIKNGIDSVTEDTEETIKVIHDAIREGLLTEADLDRALANTFRVRFRLGEFDPEEGNPYTKIDDSAILSKAHGELSLEAAKESIVLLKNDNAALPLNAATLSRVAVIGPLGDEAFRDWYSGTLPYAVTPLQGIIKKLAGKQVTFESGDDRIILTSAASGQAVGFTGEDGRLAVLHDLPEHGEMFRHTAWGWTAHTLESASRGQYVTLTDAGTLTASADEIYGWYVKESLNLIQEGEDAVSLRTWNDQPVAISAEDGTLRASEGEPSSEARIFHKQLVVNGVEAAVEAARAAEVAVVFVGNHPLLNGKEEIDRPDIVLPAEQENLVKAVYAANPNTVVVIVGSYPISSTWIDEHIPAVLYTSHSGQELGHAVADVLFGDYSPSGKLNMTWYRSISQLPEFMDYDIIRGKRTYMYFDGEPLYPFGHGLSYAQVNYNKLSLAAEEVQQDGIISLNVELENSGSVDGDEVVQLYVQCLSTRIRRPLKQLKRFDKIRLAAGHKQTVTFTLPAAELSFWDVSREQYCVEDGEYRVMVGRSSGDIRLSATIRVHGETVPPRELYAQVKAENYDDYDSVFLDECKAGGAAVHPVKDGAWIAFHNVRFAEGAAGVEILVSSALGGVVEVRTGSPSGPLAATLAVPSGGIQQWRCQSAIADIDTGTTDVYFVLQGEVLLSRVQFTV; this is encoded by the coding sequence ATGGACGCTGCTGCATATCCTTTTAGACAAACGGAATTGCCATTAGATGAACGTGTTCAGGATCTGCTCTCCCGGCTGACGCTTGCGGAGAAGGTCAGTCTGATGCCGCAATATCAGGCTGCCATTGAACGGCTGGGTGTAGGCGGGTATAAGCATGGGACGGAGGGTGCGCACGGAATTTCCTGGCTGGGCAAGGCCACCTCGTACCCGCAGCCCAGCGGGCTCGCCTGTACCTGGAACCCGGCGCTGCTGCAGAGAATCGGTTCGGCAATCGGGGATGAGGCCAGAGCCTTTTACCGCAAGAATCCCACTATTAACGGCTTGACTCTGTGGGCACCGACAGTGGATATGGAACGGGACCCGCGCTGGGGAAGGACAGAGGAGGCCTACGGGGAAGACCCTGAGCTGACAGGCCGGCTGAGTACAGCGCTTGTCCAGGGAATTCAAGGCGATCACCCGGTGTATCTGAAAGCGGTAGCGACCCTGAAGCATTTCCTCGGGAACAATAATGAGATTGACCGGGGCGTGGCTTCGTCCAGCATTGACCCGCGCAATATGCGCGAATATTACCTGGAAGCCTTCAAGCCTGCCTTCAAGGAAGGCGGTGCACAATCCATGATGACCGCCTACAACTCTGTGAACGGTGTGCCGGTTATCCTCCATCCGGCGGTGATGGAGATTGTGAAGGGCGAATGGGAGATGGACGGCTTCATTGTGAGCGATGCCGGAGACCTGTTCGGCATTGTGAAGGACCATAAGTATTATGAGTCCTTCGCCCAGTCTATGGCGGAATCCATTAAGAATGGCATTGACAGTGTGACCGAAGATACGGAGGAGACCATTAAGGTTATTCACGATGCGATCCGCGAAGGGCTGCTGACCGAGGCAGATCTGGACCGCGCACTGGCGAACACCTTCCGCGTCCGCTTCCGGCTCGGTGAGTTCGACCCGGAGGAAGGCAATCCGTATACGAAGATAGACGACTCCGCCATTCTCAGCAAAGCGCATGGAGAGCTGTCGCTCGAAGCTGCGAAGGAATCCATCGTGCTGCTGAAGAATGACAACGCAGCCCTTCCGCTGAATGCTGCCACGTTGTCCAGGGTGGCTGTAATCGGCCCGTTGGGAGACGAAGCGTTCAGAGACTGGTATTCCGGTACGCTGCCGTATGCGGTGACCCCTTTGCAGGGAATCATCAAGAAGCTGGCAGGCAAGCAGGTCACCTTCGAGAGCGGGGATGACCGGATCATTCTGACCTCCGCTGCCAGCGGACAAGCCGTGGGGTTTACGGGGGAGGACGGACGGCTCGCAGTGCTGCATGATCTGCCGGAGCACGGGGAGATGTTCCGCCATACGGCATGGGGCTGGACCGCTCATACCCTTGAATCTGCCAGCCGGGGGCAATATGTTACTCTGACAGATGCCGGTACACTGACTGCTTCTGCGGATGAAATCTATGGCTGGTATGTGAAGGAATCGCTGAACCTGATTCAGGAAGGCGAAGACGCTGTCAGCTTGCGTACCTGGAATGATCAGCCGGTTGCAATCAGTGCCGAAGACGGAACCCTCCGCGCTTCGGAAGGGGAGCCCTCTTCCGAAGCACGGATCTTCCATAAGCAACTGGTAGTGAACGGCGTAGAAGCAGCCGTTGAAGCGGCCCGGGCCGCTGAGGTTGCCGTTGTATTCGTCGGTAACCATCCGCTCTTGAACGGTAAGGAGGAGATTGACCGGCCGGATATCGTACTGCCCGCAGAGCAGGAGAATCTGGTCAAGGCTGTCTATGCCGCCAACCCGAACACCGTCGTAGTGATCGTCGGCAGCTATCCGATTTCCTCCACCTGGATCGACGAGCATATTCCGGCCGTGCTGTACACCTCGCACAGCGGACAGGAGCTGGGCCATGCGGTAGCCGATGTCCTGTTCGGCGATTACAGCCCGTCAGGCAAGCTGAATATGACCTGGTACCGCAGCATCAGCCAGCTGCCTGAATTCATGGACTACGATATTATCCGGGGCAAGAGAACCTACATGTACTTCGACGGTGAGCCGCTCTATCCGTTCGGTCACGGTCTGAGCTATGCGCAGGTGAATTATAACAAGCTATCACTGGCAGCGGAGGAAGTACAACAGGATGGTATTATCAGTCTGAACGTAGAGCTTGAGAACAGCGGGAGTGTAGACGGTGACGAGGTAGTCCAACTCTATGTCCAGTGCTTGTCTACCCGGATCAGGCGTCCGCTTAAGCAATTGAAGAGGTTTGACAAAATCCGGCTGGCTGCCGGACACAAGCAGACGGTCACATTCACCTTACCCGCCGCTGAACTCTCCTTCTGGGACGTCAGCCGCGAACAGTACTGTGTGGAGGATGGGGAATACCGGGTAATGGTAGGCCGTTCCTCAGGAGATATCCGGCTGTCAGCCACCATCAGGGTGCATGGCGAGACCGTTCCGCCGCGTGAGCTGTATGCGCAGGTTAAGGCTGAAAATTACGATGATTACGATAGCGTCTTCCTCGATGAATGTAAGGCTGGCGGCGCTGCGGTGCATCCGGTGAAGGATGGGGCGTGGATCGCGTTCCATAATGTCCGGTTTGCAGAGGGCGCAGCAGGTGTCGAGATCCTGGTATCCTCCGCCTTGGGAGGCGTGGTTGAAGTCCGGACCGGCAGCCCGTCCGGCCCGCTGGCGGCTACACTTGCTGTTCCGTCCGGCGGCATTCAGCAGTGGCGCTGCCAGTCTGCTATAGCGGATATAGACACCGGAACCACAGATGTGTATTTTGTCTTGCAGGGGGAGGTTCTGCTCAGCCGTGTTCAGTTTACGGTGTAG
- a CDS encoding phosphotransferase enzyme family protein translates to METQILQFLNTTYPVQLSSAEAVTNEMYRCHSDKGTFFARITNYKTYEEQLAEVNWTTYLFNRGVRVPEVVTTIQDSLVSTLLLNEEEKSVVLFQAAAGIHLPRAKWDKTIFRTLGQQIGRMHQVGKEYQQSEAARPIPHWYDNDEYDFLKYIPAEERAIRDIAKDVLKQVRRLPKDEANYGIIHGDLWLNNTLVDSDSALTMIDWQDCERHYYVYDLAVPIYSALEYSFAGGQNLIDYKRAITKAITDGYKEEHPLSAEMSRQLPLFLRLKELFEYNLMHMYWNFEELSEEQVRILNLYRSKIEYMHT, encoded by the coding sequence ATGGAAACACAGATATTGCAATTCCTTAATACCACCTATCCGGTTCAACTCTCCAGTGCGGAGGCGGTCACCAACGAAATGTACCGTTGTCACTCGGATAAGGGGACTTTCTTCGCCCGAATCACGAATTATAAGACCTATGAAGAACAATTAGCTGAAGTGAACTGGACTACTTATCTGTTCAATCGGGGCGTACGGGTGCCTGAGGTTGTAACTACAATACAGGATTCGCTTGTCAGCACTCTGCTGCTGAATGAAGAAGAGAAGTCCGTAGTCTTGTTCCAGGCGGCAGCCGGAATTCATCTGCCCCGGGCCAAATGGGACAAAACCATATTCAGAACCCTTGGACAGCAGATAGGCAGAATGCATCAGGTGGGCAAAGAATATCAGCAGTCTGAAGCTGCCCGGCCGATTCCACATTGGTATGATAACGATGAATATGATTTTCTCAAATACATTCCTGCAGAAGAGCGGGCCATACGGGACATTGCGAAGGATGTGCTCAAGCAGGTCCGAAGACTGCCCAAAGATGAGGCGAACTACGGCATCATCCATGGCGACCTGTGGCTGAACAATACGCTTGTGGACAGTGACTCTGCGCTGACGATGATTGACTGGCAGGATTGCGAGCGGCATTATTACGTCTATGATCTGGCGGTGCCCATCTATTCTGCACTGGAGTACTCATTCGCGGGGGGACAGAACCTCATAGACTATAAGCGTGCGATAACTAAGGCAATCACGGACGGATATAAGGAAGAGCATCCCCTCTCCGCCGAGATGTCCAGACAGCTGCCGCTGTTCCTGAGACTGAAGGAGCTGTTCGAATACAACCTGATGCATATGTACTGGAACTTCGAGGAGCTTAGCGAGGAGCAGGTGCGGATTCTGAATCTGTACAGAAGCAAGATTGAGTATATGCATACGTGA
- a CDS encoding SecY-interacting protein Syd gives MDQYFSLRKKVAEEGLDFLFKTPFDEESESLIYIGKVDEDEYISWQPVEKNSYDFKSLEEDLGISIHPSVKEYFNSYYFADLDGFIKEHYIKLESVLQKADIDSYTNRLKGYKNNHDNKLENIPLGIEGNGLNVVIDNEDGSVKLEDFERNSFEVISESIELLITSLRLKR, from the coding sequence ATGGATCAATATTTTTCATTAAGGAAAAAAGTTGCTGAGGAAGGATTGGACTTTTTATTTAAAACACCATTCGATGAAGAGAGTGAATCTCTTATTTATATTGGAAAGGTGGACGAGGATGAGTATATCTCATGGCAGCCAGTCGAAAAGAACTCTTACGATTTCAAGTCGCTAGAAGAGGATTTAGGTATTAGCATTCATCCGTCTGTCAAAGAATATTTTAATTCATATTATTTTGCCGATTTAGATGGATTTATTAAAGAACATTATATAAAACTAGAATCAGTACTACAAAAAGCAGATATTGATTCTTATACGAACAGACTTAAAGGATACAAGAATAATCACGACAACAAACTTGAGAATATTCCTTTAGGGATAGAAGGCAACGGACTTAACGTAGTGATTGACAATGAAGATGGTTCAGTGAAACTCGAAGACTTCGAAAGAAATTCTTTTGAAGTGATTTCAGAGAGTATTGAGCTGTTAATTACTAGTTTACGACTAAAAAGATAA
- a CDS encoding helix-turn-helix transcriptional regulator — MLDSDLLYEQGYSIRINTPADPLFYYFDYDQRSHDINMEFQHDHDFYEIHILLDSSATHIIEGNVHALQQYDIVLLAPYRLHMTQYPAGPPHKRLIINFNLPGNIPGFETAYNAMLQPFSEEVPIYRFTGGPRSAVFEPLNAIFNCSRSASPLNPVLIHSLFQQFLCNLSQQSDKNAYVLEEIGNAMMQKIYSITAHIHSHYGSELSLDSISKEFYISPYYLSHQFRTVTGFTLTEYIQMTRVRKAQQLLLHTRHKISDIAGQCGFNSFSQFNRIFNKQSGMSPSAFRKAQGSSGGASTLSSY; from the coding sequence ATGCTTGACAGCGACCTGTTATACGAACAAGGATATAGTATACGTATCAATACTCCGGCTGATCCGCTCTTTTACTATTTTGACTACGATCAGCGCTCTCACGACATCAATATGGAGTTTCAGCACGATCATGACTTTTATGAGATTCATATTCTGCTGGATTCCAGCGCTACTCATATTATTGAAGGTAATGTACATGCCCTGCAGCAATATGATATTGTTCTGCTTGCCCCGTACCGGCTGCATATGACCCAGTATCCCGCAGGCCCGCCGCATAAACGGCTGATTATCAACTTCAATCTGCCCGGGAATATACCCGGATTTGAGACCGCTTACAATGCAATGCTGCAGCCGTTCTCCGAGGAGGTTCCGATCTACCGGTTCACCGGCGGACCGCGCAGTGCCGTGTTTGAGCCGCTTAATGCTATTTTCAACTGTTCCCGCAGCGCTTCACCGCTGAATCCTGTGCTGATTCACAGTCTGTTCCAGCAGTTCCTGTGCAATCTCTCCCAGCAGAGTGACAAGAATGCTTACGTGTTGGAGGAGATCGGCAATGCCATGATGCAAAAAATCTATTCAATCACCGCCCACATTCACAGCCATTACGGCAGCGAGCTGTCCCTGGATTCAATCTCTAAGGAATTCTATATCAGCCCTTATTATTTATCGCACCAGTTCAGAACCGTCACCGGCTTCACCTTGACCGAATATATCCAGATGACCCGTGTCCGCAAAGCCCAGCAGCTCCTGCTCCATACCCGGCACAAGATCTCCGACATCGCCGGACAATGCGGCTTCAACAGCTTCTCCCAGTTCAACCGCATCTTCAATAAGCAGAGCGGCATGTCCCCCTCCGCGTTCCGCAAGGCGCAGGGGTCGTCTGGCGGGGCTTCGACTTTGAGTTCGTATTGA